The stretch of DNA CCCGATGAAGCTTCAATCCTCGTGTCGGTGAAAGAAGTCGAAAAAATGACTTCAATGTCCAGGACAATGGTCAATCGCTACCGCGAGCAAGGCCGCTTCCCGCAACCGGTGGAACTCGGCGATCGACGAGTTGCGTTCGTCAAATCTGGGATCATCGAATGGATTGAGGCAAAGATAGCAGCGCGCGGAGAGGCGGAAAAGTGAGTCACCTTCTTGATAAGCTCCTCACGCCTGAGCAGATCGCCGAGCGCATTAAGGCGTCCAGTGGAATACACCTCACTGGGCGCACAGTGTGGGAGAAGGCCAGACGACTGGGTATTGCGAGGAAGATTGGCCGGTCGATGCTCATATCAATCGACGACGTTCCCCTTTTGTTGAAGAAGAGACGAAAGAGGACAAGCGCGAGCGAGTGATGGAAAAATCTGCAATTCGGACGGGCGAGCAAGCTTTGGCCCTTCTCCGCAAGGCTCGCGCACAAAGGTCGAAAACGGCCCGGAAATGACCTCCTCCCCTCGCCTCATCGGCCGCAAAGAAGCCGCAGCTTATTGCGGTCTAACGCCTTGGGCTTTTCGGCTTGATAGCCTCAGGGGAGATGCCATCAGCCATTCCCGGAAGTGGGACAGAAGACACGCAAAGGTCAGTTATAACCTTTCCGCAAAAACCTTATACCCACCCGAAGACGCCTTCATGATCGAAGGCTTCGGCGCGTTGCCGGTGGTGCCGCCGAAATATGTTGCGGCGACGCTGCGACGCGGATTTAGGGCTTGGCTCGTCACAGACGAGGGCCACGCAGAAATTGAACGAACAGACACTTGGAAAAACTGGAAGTTTTGAGGCGTGGTGCCGGTATTCACGGACAATCGACGAGGCCGACATAGAGCGTCTTGCCGACCGCCACGCGGAACAAACACGCCATCGCTTCATTTCACTACCACCAAAGATGAGGAAAGTGGCATGACATACGACCCAAACAACCCGAACGACCCGAACCGCCCGCTTAACCCGACCAGCGAGCCTGACCTACGCACGACACCGGTTCGCCGGCCCTCGTGGGGCGCTTGGATCGCCGGGATCGCGGTCTTCGCGATTGCGGCTTTCGCAATCGTAGAGTGGCTCGATGAGCCGGATACGGACCCTGCGACAACGGCTTCAACGACGAATTCGGAGCCTGCTCTAGCACCGGCGACGCCGTCCGCGCCGGCTGACAACAATGCAACTCCGGCGCCGGCCGCTCCTCCGGCAGGTGGCGGCACGCAGCAGTAAGCTTGTCCTTGACGGCTGATCCCGCATGTACGGCGGGAATACGGGCCACCTGGAAAGGTGGCCCGCTCAGCGCAAACACTTCCCGGTCTTTGGCTATGGCTGCAGAGAGAGATACGGCATTGCGAGATAGTGCGCATGCCTGTCTGGTTCACGCGAGCAAAAACGACCATTTACAGCACCGTGCTTTGAGCACATTCTTCGCCACGGGCTGTTTCTGCTCAGAGATGACCATAGCTTATGTCCAGAATATTATTAAATGCTACGCCGATTGTTGCTTGACCGATCGGTCACAGCTATACCGGTTTGGCTTCAGGTCGACGATATACTCCGCCTTCGGTAAGCAAGGCCCAGACTATTCTCGCGGTCTTATTTGCAACTGCGACAGCAGCGACTTTATAGGGCCGCCTGGCAACGAGAGTTTTCAGCCAGGGGCTTGCGTTCCGGCCTATTTTCGCCCCGCGAAGTACCGCCATAGCACCGAGCACGAGTAATGATCGTAATGTCGGGTTGCCGCGCTTTGAAATTCTCCCGGGTCGGCTCTTGCCGCCGCTATCATGAGCTCTGGGCGTGAGGCCAAGCCATGATGCAAATTGCCTGCTAGATTTGAAAGCAGCAGGATCTGGTACATATGCCTTGATCGTGGACGCCGTAACTTGTCCCACCCCTGGAATCGTCATCAAACGAATAACGTCGTTGTCTGTCCTGGACAACGAGGTGATGTCACGTTCCAAGCGGGCAATTTTCTCTGAGCGCATCGACCTCATCCAAAATAGCGGAAACTGCATGGCCTACAGCAGAAGGGACGCGACCTGTTTGATCGCCGTCCAAGGACCTCGCTAAAGCCTCTAACCGGACTGTACCGGTGCCAACAATCAGTCCGAATTCTGCCAGATGGCTTCGGATGGCATTAAAGGCCTTCGTTCTCTGTCGGATGAACAATGCACGCGTTTTGATCAAAACGGTCAGCGCCTGCTGGTCAGCCGTTTTCACAGGCACGAGACGCATTCCCTCTTGTAGTGCAGCAACGGCGATGGCCTGAGCGTCGGCCGCGTCCGTCTTGTCTCGTTTGACAAATGGCTTGACGTACTGACCGGGTAGAATGATGGCCTTATGCCCCAGTGCTTCAATTTCTCGCGCCCAGTAGTGAGCGCTGCCGCCTGCTTCCATTGCAACGGCGCATGGTGACAATTGCTGAAAGAACGGCTGCACATCGCTGCGGCGGAGCCTCTTGTTGAAAAGCTTTTTGCCATCGGCGTCCAGGCCGTGAACTTGGAAAACGTTTTTGGCTAAGTCCAAGCCGATAGTCGCGACTTTCTCCATTGTTAATCTCCTCATGTGGATGGACAGAGGAGCCATATGTCGACTTCAGTTTCGCAATAATGAAGGCTGCGAAGGAGGATGAAACCGGGCCATCATTATTCGATAGGTGGCGAGTGGCGCCCCTTCGGGCCGAAAACCGCCTTTGGCAGGCACCGGAGGGCGTGCGAAGCTCGCCGAAAAGCGAATTTGCTTTAAAGTGGCGAGACTTGACTGAGGCGGCGGATGACCAGCAACGAGATCATCACTCTCATTCTTTCATGCGTCATTATCGTATCGGCTTTTGTTGCGGCATGGGATCGAGGGGAAGGTTCGGCTGCGCTGGATCGCGTGGCTTGCGCGGCCGGGATCGAACCGGCTTATCGGATGCGAGCAGCGGCTTTGAAGCTGGAGACTTGGCCATCTGATGATTGCATCAGGGAATGCTTAAAAAGAAAACGAAATTTGAGGCAATGACGACGGAAGAATATCAGCCGAAATACAAATGGCGCGAGACATGGCCCGGCGAGGGCCACCAGGACATTGTTTCTTTGGATGGAGATTTGTAGTTCGGGCGCATTTATCTCGACCTAACCAGCGGGTCGCGCATCCGCCAGTGGCGATGGGCGATCAATACTATCCCTTGGCAGAGCCAGAGCATCCTGCCTCACAACGGCTGGGCACCCACGGCGCGAGAGGCGTCGCGAAAGGTCGAAGAGCTTTATGAGCAGATCAAAAGCCTGCATGGACGGTAGTGGATAAAATCTAACGCTTGGTGCCCACTTCGCGAAGGGCCGCCCGCGCCGGAACGTCGGAAGGCGCAATCCTGGCCCAACTCAGCGTGATCCGTTTTGACGCACTTTCATCAGGCCGATCACTTGCCGCCCTCAACCTCGATGTAGATTTCGACTGGGTCGATAACCGTGTCTGCAGCCTTCGCCTTCGCGGTTTCCGCAGCGCCCATCGTCTCTTGCATTTTGGCGAGGTCGACATTCTCCCAGAGGATCGAGACACGGTTTGTCTCGGCGTGTTTGAAAATCCGATGGTTCGAGCAGAATTTCGAAAACACCGCTTTGCGGTTTTCGCTGCCCTTGAGCCAAATCTCCATATTGCCCACGGCGTGGGTTACGACCACCATCGTCATCGCGCTTCTCCATTGTCCGTTGAGCCGAGACCCAGAACGGCCTTGGCTTTGTGACGTTAGCACGCTGACACGCGTCCGCCCAATTCGAAATGGAGATGGGCATCAAGTGTCAGACTTTAGCCACTAGGGGATTTAGGCCGGGGCCATTTCACACCTTAGCTCGGCCAAGGAGCATGGCCCCTGCGCCGCGGTTATCAACCTCTGATCGGCGCAGGATAATGATAGGCTGCGCCGACCGCTACGGAATTCAACGCCTATCAGTTCGGCGCTGAGCTCTAGCACCCCACCAGACAAAGCTAGGGTACGGCTACGTCGTTCAACGTAATGTAGTCGTCACTAAAATATGCTTAATGAAGGCGAGGCGTTCCCGCCTCGATCTCCAATTGTCATGCTCTTTGGCCCGCCAACACCCCGGCGGGCCTTTTTCATTTCAGGGCTTGCCCCCCACAGATGATGGAGGGGTATACGAGTGGATAGCTCGCCTGATGCGAATGCATCTCTTTATTAGCAAGTACAAAAATGCTCTTGTGGGGATGCCTCCGCATAGGCAATCGTACTACCTCCCGATAGTGCGTGGGCTCTCTCTCCAGAGCCCGACTGCTTGGCCCGCCTCGCCTAGTGGCGGGCCCTTTTCATTTTAGTGGTCCCCCACCACATGATGATGCGGTGCGTGTTGCCCGCAAAAATAACCAATATGTCACATCCAAGTCACTCGACAATAAATACCAAGTATGTTGGAGTCGTTCTTGCTCGGCTAATCAGTTTTGAGAAATGGCGATACTTGCATGACACAAATTCGAAATGCACTACTGACCGTTGAGACTTGGGCGCGATACCCGTTGTCCGACGGCGAGGATATGGACACCAACTTGCCGGGTCTCCGTGAGGCTTGGGATAAGGATCTAGTTCGGGAAGACAGTTCCGGCTTCGACGCCTGCATGCATTTCTCATTGACCCGCGCTGGTGTGGAGTTCCTTCACGGCCCTCAACCTTCCTTACGTGACAAAATATTGAAGTCTGCGAGACGCCTGTTCGGTCATATCGTTGGAGATCCCGTCGCTGAACGAACGTCTTAAATGCGTTCAAGATTGCTGCCTTGGCGATGCGATTCGCTCAATTAATGTGAAGACCGCCGCCGACGTAGTATCCGGCTTTGAAGACGTTGGATGATGCGGTGGCTGGGGTGTTGCCTAAAAGGATCATGGTCATTTCTTGCACCCTTACCGTGCATTAACAATCATGATACTCGTCTCCTCCAGTCGTGTGGTTGGGGGCAAACACCGTGGCATTCGCATTTCCTCGCTTCGGCAGAACAGCCGAGCTAAGAGCTTTTGTTGATGAGAGCAAATGGCATCTCTGCAGAACACCGTTCTTCGCCAAGCGAACCATTGACGGAGGCAAGACCGGCGGCATGGGCAAGACTTGGCGGCGCAAAACCGTGAACGGATGGGAATACCGCCAAGACGCCGAAACCCTCGAAGAATTCGAGGCTCGCCAGTACTAGCACCATCAAACAATGCAGAGCATCAGATGCCATCGCAGCTTTACGACCTCGTCGTCGAAATCCACCGGGAAGCCGCCAAGTCCTTGGATGGGACATACACGCTCAGCGAGGCATCAGTCGATGACGAAGAGCGAAAGCTTATTGAGCAGGCGGCCCACGCCGGTCTGATTAACCTCAGGGTTAAAGATGACTTCGGTGACTATTTCATCATGTCATTGACGACTGAAGGGCGGCGCGAATTCAACCTCCCCGAGGTTAAGCGGAATCCGCTTTGGGCGCGGCTTCTCGCAATGATCTCCTCGGGTATCACCAGCCATTCGCGGTGATCCAGTTTGCAATGAAATTGCCCATTGCCGCATGCCCTGTGATGATGGGGCGGTGGGGTGTTAGGCGACCGGCTTGCTGCCGTAATCCCGTGCGATCAGCTCCGGCAGCGTCAGGACGCGCAACTCGTTTGCGTTCTGCTTAGCCTGCAAATAATCAAGGAACGGAATGTCACGAGCCGCGTCGTGATTGTGAATGTGAATAATAGCTGTTGTCCCGCGAAGTATGGCAAGGTCGACAACAGCTTGCATTTGTGCAGCCGACTGCCCGGTCGCCGTATTGCTGTTCATCATGAGTCCTTGATCAGCATCAAAGCCGAAGCGCGTATACTCCTGTCCGGTTAGCGTTGTTCTGCCGATCTTCAGGCCCGCCGCCTTGAGTGCGGTCTGAAGCTTTCCAACCGCGAAAGCGCCGCTCCAATCGACAGCAAGCGCCGGTTTCGTCTGCACCGGAACGGGATTGCTCAAGGTGAAATGCGTTGTGTCGGCCACGGCGGTGACGGTCGTTCCGGCTGGGATGCCGTAACCTGCCATGCTCATTCCGACCGCTACGGCAGTTGCGGGCGCGGCACCTGCAACAACGTTGTTCGATCCATCCCCGGTCAAGGCCGCGATCTGGATGCGGGTGGCATTGTTGTCGGTTTCACCGTTCGGATACCAGAACGCGTCCCAGCCCCATCCGAGCGCGCCCGCCGAAAGGCCATGATCAACAAGCCACTGCTTGCCTTCTGCTAGCTCCGTGACGACTGCAGCCGGGTTTGCCCTCAAGGTCATCAAGGCGTCGTCACGCGTGCCATCGAGGCACATCGCCGCGACACCCGCATCATACATTTCCTGAAGCTCTTCAATTAGCATACGGCCTGAGATGCGGGTTCCGTCCAGCCCGATCATCCCCCAAGGCACCATGCAGGTAAATTTCAGACTGCGATTCTGGTATTCCGGGAAAGCCTGCTGATGCTGCGACAGGAAGCCGTCATCGTAGGTTGGGCATATGGTCGGGATGCCGCCAGCGTTTCGCACGGCAGCATCCACCCGTAGCGTTGCGCCGTAGGGCAGAACTTGGGGAGCGGTGCCCATATACTTCGTTCCGGCACCGAGCGCCACGACGTTGGCATTTTCCGAGACGTGCTGTGCACCGAGCGAGTTGCTGCCGGAAATACTGGACGTATTGCCAAACCGAACCGCCACAGCAAATGAATTTGCTGCCGTTGAACCGACGGCCAAAAGTTGGGCTGCTGCCATGATGATCTCCTAGTATGTGGTTGGTTAGGCTCTGGTAGTGCGCGTGGTGCGCTCGAATGCGCGGTCTAGCCTCTCGTGGAGACCGTCGATGCGATTGCCGACGCCTTCGATGGCTCTGAGCAATTGCGCCGTCTGTTCTTGCATGCCAGCCTTGGTTGCGAATGTTTCTGCGGCATGGAGCTTGTGAGCGGCGAGGTCAGTAGTGGCCTTGTCTGCCTTGCCTTCTGCAGCCTTTATCCTGCCGTCCGTGGCCTTGTCTGCCTCCTTCACGCGGCTATCGATGCGCCACCAGATGCCCCAGCCAGCGCCAGCCACGGTCAGGAAGAAGAGAACCGCCTTCATGATTTCCTCTGGCGTCATTTCTTCACCGCCTTGCCAGCCAAGCCAGCATCGCGGTCGGCGTAGAAATCACGCAGCGCCAAATGGCGACGAACGCACGACAGCAGCCGTTCGCGGTCCTTGATCCACAGCTTCTCAAGCTGCGCTTGCGCCAGCGGCTTGTCGCCGATATCGACAGGCCCGACGCACTTCTCGAGCAACATGCTATCCGCCTTCCGCAACACAGGCGGCGGGACGACGACTAGTTTATCGTATCTGGTTGATACGGCGCACGCTGGGAGCACCAAGCACAGGCTTGCCAGCATCAGGATCTTGGTCAGCTTCACGCTGGAGCTCCTCAATTCTTTTTTCGAGTTGTTCGGTGATGGCGGCGTCGGCTGCAATGCGTGCGGCTTCGCGCTCTTTGGCTGCGTTGTTGGCCGCGTCCTGGCGCTCGATTTCGGCGGTGCGTGCGTCTGCGGCTTGCCGTTTCATCTCGGCTATCTCTGCCGTAAACTTGGCGCTAGCCGCACCGTACCCGCGGTCATAAATGCCGTCGTAAACCTTGTATCCAGCAAGGAGCACGAGGCCGGCCGCAAGCAGGATGGCCGCGCCCTGTACCAGCCATTTGTCGATGCCAAGGAATTTTGCGATCCACGTCATGCTAGTTGATCCTCCGGCGTTGCGGACTTTGTCACAGGCGGCTCTATCGGGTAGTAACCGCCCGCCGTCGCTCCGCTCTGCGTGATCGACTGCACGTAAGACCGCAGGTCCAAATGACCGACACCCAGATATGCGCCGGCGATTCCGAGCACGAAGGCGAAGCCGCTAGCCGCCACATACGCGGCCTGCAAATAAACGATGGCTAGATAGATCGCGCCCCAAGCAAGCGCGACGTTGATGCCAACGAGCCATTTTGAGAAGCGGCGCTTACTTCTTTTTATTGGTGCTACAGTCATAGCCGCCCCGCCACGGCCGCACGCAGCAGATCGCCGCACGCCTTGGCGCCCTTCACTTCAGGCGCGAATGCCAGCCGCGTGAAATCCCACTTGCCGCGCTGCTTGATCCCCAAGTTCCCCTGCACTTCAGCATGGCTAAGCACAGTGCGGGGCGTGACGGGGATGCCGTAGGCGTGGCACAAATCCGCCACCACGGAAGCCAACTTGTCCCACTGCGCCTTGGTCATCGGCGACTTGCCGGGATTAAACGGCGCCTCCGTCGCCAGAGCCATGCAGCACAACGACACGCCGATGCTGCCACTGTTGCAATTCAGCGTGTGAGCGGCATAGCCCTTCTTTGCTGGCGATTCGTTCAGTGCGATCGATGGGCGCCCGCGCACCACATTGCCATCGGCTTCAATCAGGATGTGATAGTGTTCACGATCGAAATTTGTCGCGTTGTGGCCGCCGGCCGTCCAATGGCAAATCACACGCTCCATTTGGGCGCGCGGAAGCCACCCCTCGGGCAGCGCAGTTGTGGTGGTCATTTGGTTGTCCTTGGTGGATTGGTGGCTAAGCAGAGCGCACGAGCCCGTTTGCAGGCGCGAGGACCGGCATGGCTTTCTCCAGAATGTGGGGAAGCGTGGATTGAGTTTGCGCTGTGGATATCGGGGAAAACCCCGAACAATCCTGAATGATGCTCACATAAAATCGACCGAAAGCTGCACCTGCACGCGGAGGCCGTCAGTCAAGTTCTCCAGATTGGGGAAGTATCCTACAAAAGAGGTAGATATAATTAGCGATCGCTTATGTTACGCATGCCTTCGCGGCAGTTGTATTGCCGTCGCCGCGCTATCAGAGCGGGTCGCATCTGGGGTGCGGCCCGTTTCATTTTGATCGATAGCATGTCGTTGAGGTCAGGCGCGGAAGCACCCGGCGCCAGTTGGCGGCGAGTAAGATATTCCTGTGGTGGTGAGATCAGATCGGCACGCGCCCGGTGGATATTAACCCGTCATTATCCTTACCGGATCATTGAGATGGTCGACAGCTGGCGAAAATCGGAGTCGTCCGGCCGAGCGCAAAGATCACCGTGGCATTAGGGAATGGTTTGTGACGGACGAGGGGCGCGCAGAGATCGAACGAATTGATACGTGGCGGGATTGGAAGTTTTAACCGTGCAGCCCGTAACCCAACAGTGAGTACAATGGCGCCAACTCTTCATCGCTTAGGGGACTATCAACTTTTGCGTTCTCGGGAGATCCCGAGATAGCGAAAAGCACAAGTAACACGGCTGGAACATCGAAAATAAAATCCGATGCATCCCGATTGGCGAGCCTTTCTCTGATGTAAGGCTTTTTGTCGAGCCATTCCCGCAGGTCGGCCGAAAAGTTTGCACCCGCAAACTTCTTATAGTGATCGATCAGCCGAGTGTTGAGAGGCGAAGGTATGGGTTCCCGGCCGGTGAGTGCACGATATTCCACCATGAGATCGGCCTCGACCTCGCGTGCCGACCTTTCTTTGGTGCGGATTATCTCGACCACTTCTGAGAAGTAATCGTCAGTCGCTTCGATGAGTGCCATGCTCTTGGCCGCGGCACGCATCATCTCCGGAGTAGTGGCAACGGAGGGCTTGTATATCGTGTCGTGCGTCAGCTCACTGTATGCATGTTGGAGCAATGTCCGAACTTGAATCTCACATGGAAGATCTGCCGGGAGATCCACCCCCGTGTTTCAAACCCGGTTTCGACCGGACTACGTAATGCAGTGACTGATAGTCGAAGACGGAGGGGTTGGCCTGTCGCTCTAACTCGAAGTCTCGAGCCTTATCCGCGGTCCAATAAGCGGTTGCGCTCTCAATGCATTTTCCTATCAGGCGGACATCTTCGTTCAGCAATACAACAAACCTCACACCGACTTTATCTTCGATGTCATTGTAGGGATCGGCATACTTTTTCCGGATGAAAGCTTTCTGAACAAGCGACTCCTCCGTCTTCACACGGGGGACGACAGGCATACGTAGAAACAGCCCCAAGCCTGTGGGGGCTAGTTCCACCGTTAGCAACTGCACAATCTTGTCGACAACGAAATGGCCCCAAGCATCATACACGGGGCGCTCACGTTGCCATCGTTCGACAAAAGCCTTTCGATCAGTCACAGCTGATCGGTCATCGTTCGATTAATGGTGATCTGGATCCACATTTGTTTGCCTTCGCCTCCAAACTCCTCAGCGGGAGCTTCTTTGATTGTAACTTCGTGGTTGTGCAACAATTCGGGCGGTACAGAAAACTCGATATTGTCACCGAATTAAAATTTCCTTCTCCTAAGCCGGGCGCCCATCTCGGCGGTATCCCTGACTACAGCCCGCTCGGGGAAGCGTTTCGACACCATGAAACGCTTGTAGGCGTCCTTTTGGTCGTTGGGCAGATACTTGTCTGCGAATTCGTGGGTAGTAAAGGTCGCTGCCTGCTCGGTCTTTACGAAAGTATAGAGCGCATCTCCGAGGTCGCGCTTCTTGTCAGGTGAAAACGGCCCGCGTCGCACAACTCTTTGGTCAGGTCGTAGAAGCGTGAGGTCTCGTATGCACCATTTGCTGGGAACAAGCAGCCAAAGAAGCTCTCGTAAAAGTATTGAGCAGCTGTTTCGCGGTGCGAACTCGAAATGTTGCTGTCGAAGATTATTGCTCGCCAGTAGAAACCGTCATCTTTGGGTTCCTGAACGAGAAAGCCGATTTTATACAATCGGGTGGCCGGCGTGAGAAAGATGTTGTCGAGGAATTCGGTAAGAATTTTCTCCGCGTTTTTGCTGCGTCGGAAGCCGCTCTGCGTTTCGGCCTTAATCACTCCCAGGAATTTTCGTTCAGGAACACCGAAGGATCCGTCGAATGCGATTACCACTCCTCCGGGAATGCTTCTCGCTTTCTGAGCAGATGCAAGACGCACCGCAATTTCCTTAGATACTTCAAGAAAATCAGTGTCATCAAG from Rhizobium sp. 007 encodes:
- a CDS encoding AlpA family phage regulatory protein — translated: MKRVPDEASILVSVKEVEKMTSMSRTMVNRYREQGRFPQPVELGDRRVAFVKSGIIEWIEAKIAARGEAEK
- a CDS encoding anaerobic dehydrogenase codes for the protein MLLEKCVGPVDIGDKPLAQAQLEKLWIKDRERLLSCVRRHLALRDFYADRDAGLAGKAVKK
- a CDS encoding peptidoglycan recognition family protein; this encodes MTTTTALPEGWLPRAQMERVICHWTAGGHNATNFDREHYHILIEADGNVVRGRPSIALNESPAKKGYAAHTLNCNSGSIGVSLCCMALATEAPFNPGKSPMTKAQWDKLASVVADLCHAYGIPVTPRTVLSHAEVQGNLGIKQRGKWDFTRLAFAPEVKGAKACGDLLRAAVAGRL
- a CDS encoding RelA/SpoT domain-containing protein, with protein sequence MYDAWGHFVVDKIVQLLTVELAPTGLGLFLRMPVVPRVKTEESLVQKAFIRKKYADPYNDIEDKVGVRFVVLLNEDVRLIGKCIESATAYWTADKARDFELERQANPSVFDYQSLHYVVRSKPGLKHGGGSPGRSSM
- a CDS encoding nucleoid-associated protein; protein product: MQLENLKINRVVMHEVLKRDDDRQPKDPVYGEALEDLEAAAKGAFTLRVTEALSTQSKSIEMHISDFSASSMVDIAGRLIDLDDTDFLEVSKEIAVRLASAQKARSIPGGVVIAFDGSFGVPERKFLGVIKAETQSGFRRSKNAEKILTEFLDNIFLTPATRLYKIGFLVQEPKDDGFYWRAIIFDSNISSSHRETAAQYFYESFFGCLFPANGAYETSRFYDLTKELCDAGRFHLTRSATSEMRSILS